TGGAAGCAACTTTCAAAGCTGCTCCAGAACGTGCCGATTTATCAGCTGAAATTAATGAGAACCTAATTGTCGAACTTTACTCTAAGTAAGTCGGTGATTGGGATTAAGATATAGGTGGATCTATGCAGCGTTCAGTGAGCGAATTGTTAACCCCACGAAACATTGAAGTTCAGGAATTAGGCAACACGCGCGCTAAAGTTACGCTACAACCGCTAGAACGTGGTTTTGGTCATACTTTGGGTAATGCGCTACGTCGCATTCTTTTATCTTCGATGCCAGGTTGTGCGATTGTTGAAGTCGAAATCGACGGTGTATTACACGAATACAGCGCAATCGAAGGGGTTAAAGAAGATGTAATTGAAATTCTTCTTAACCTGAAAGGAGTTGCGATCGCTCTACACGGGCAAGATGAAGCAACTCTTACTCTAAGTAAAAAAGGTCCTGGTGTCGTAACGGCTGGTGATATCCAGTTGGTTGCTGACGCAGAGATCGCTAACCCAGACCATGTTATTGCGCACTTGGATGATACTGCAGAGTTAACTATGCAGATAAAAGTCGCTCGTGGTCGCGGTTATGAGCCTGCTGATGCTCGTGTTGCTGGCGACGATGAGACTCGTCCAATTGGTCGCTTGCAACTGGATGCCTCATTCAGCCCTGTTCGTCGTGTTGCTTACAGTGTCGATAATGCTCGTGTAGAGCAACGTACAGACTTGGATAAATTGGTGCTAGACATCGAATCCAACGGTACGATCGATCCTGAAGAAGCTATCCGTCGTGCAGCGACCA
The window above is part of the Marinomonas sp. THO17 genome. Proteins encoded here:
- the rpoA gene encoding DNA-directed RNA polymerase subunit alpha; the encoded protein is MQRSVSELLTPRNIEVQELGNTRAKVTLQPLERGFGHTLGNALRRILLSSMPGCAIVEVEIDGVLHEYSAIEGVKEDVIEILLNLKGVAIALHGQDEATLTLSKKGPGVVTAGDIQLVADAEIANPDHVIAHLDDTAELTMQIKVARGRGYEPADARVAGDDETRPIGRLQLDASFSPVRRVAYSVDNARVEQRTDLDKLVLDIESNGTIDPEEAIRRAATILQQQIAVFVALESESEAPVEEEEDEIDPILLRPVDDLELTVRSANCLKAENIYYIGDLIQRTEVELLKTPNLGKKSLTEIKDVLAQRGLSLGMRLENWPPASLKDDSKVLAR